The following proteins are co-located in the Paracoccaceae bacterium Fryx2 genome:
- a CDS encoding CidA/LrgA family protein produces MIPALLTLLAAQLAGETVARALHLPLPGPVLGMVLLLAGFALLPGLAAMLRPVAQGILGHLFVPAGVGVVGHLDRLGREGGPILIALVVSTVLAIAVGALVFDAVARWTNNRFEDAE; encoded by the coding sequence ATGATCCCCGCCCTTCTGACGCTGCTGGCCGCGCAACTGGCGGGCGAAACCGTCGCCCGTGCGCTTCACCTGCCACTGCCCGGCCCCGTGCTGGGCATGGTGCTGCTGCTGGCGGGGTTTGCGCTGCTGCCCGGACTGGCGGCGATGCTGCGCCCGGTGGCGCAGGGCATCCTCGGCCATCTGTTCGTGCCGGCCGGGGTCGGCGTGGTCGGGCACCTTGACCGGCTGGGCCGCGAGGGTGGGCCGATCCTGATCGCGCTGGTGGTCTCGACCGTGCTGGCGATTGCGGTGGGGGCGCTGGTGTTCGACGCCGTGGCGCGCTGGACGAACAACCGGTTCGAGGACGCGGAATGA
- a CDS encoding LrgB family protein — translation MTDFTEIWSYLSQGPLLWLTATLAAYAIGDAAFRAAGRRPLVNPVLIAVVLLAGVLAVTSTPYATYFEGAQFVHFLLGPATVALALPLWDSRAHVRRALVPVLAALLAGSATAVASALGIAWALGVRGEALISLAPKSATAPVALGISESLGGSPTLTAVLVIMTGIIGAVVATPLLNLLRLKDWRARGFAVGMAAHGIGTARAFQVHPTAGAFAGLGMGLNAVLTAFLAPAMLKLFL, via the coding sequence ATGACCGATTTCACCGAGATCTGGAGCTATCTTTCGCAAGGCCCGCTCTTGTGGCTGACCGCGACGCTGGCGGCCTATGCCATCGGCGACGCCGCCTTCCGCGCGGCGGGGCGCAGGCCGCTGGTCAACCCGGTGCTGATCGCGGTGGTGCTGCTGGCGGGGGTGCTGGCCGTTACCTCGACGCCTTATGCCACCTATTTCGAAGGCGCGCAGTTCGTGCATTTTCTGCTCGGCCCCGCCACGGTCGCGCTGGCGCTGCCGCTGTGGGACAGCCGCGCCCATGTCCGTCGCGCCCTGGTGCCGGTGCTGGCGGCGCTGCTGGCCGGGTCTGCCACGGCGGTCGCTTCGGCACTGGGAATCGCCTGGGCGCTGGGGGTGCGCGGCGAGGCGCTGATCTCGCTCGCGCCGAAATCGGCCACCGCGCCGGTGGCGCTGGGCATCTCGGAATCGCTGGGCGGGTCGCCCACGCTGACGGCGGTGCTGGTGATCATGACCGGTATCATCGGCGCGGTGGTGGCGACGCCGCTGCTGAACCTGCTGCGGCTGAAGGACTGGCGGGCGCGCGGCTTTGCCGTGGGGATGGCGGCGCATGGCATCGGCACCGCCCGCGCCTTTCAGGTCCACCCCACGGCCGGCGCCTTCGCGGGCCTCGGCATGGGGCTGAATGCGGTGCTGACCGCGTTTCTGGCCCCCGCAATGCTGAAACTGTTCCTGTGA
- a CDS encoding NAD(P)H-dependent oxidoreductase, whose translation MTNPTLLCICGALRAASTNRLLLAEAVRAFGPADVGHADLRLPLYDGDLEAAEGIPPGVQRLADQIAGADAIVISTPEYNKALPGVLKNALDWVSRTKGGPWRDKPVAILSAADGRAGGERSQFSLRLCLTPFRPRLLTGPEVLVAQSRSAFDAEGRLTDARNTAALTELMHLLRAEALRG comes from the coding sequence ATGACAAACCCCACCCTGCTTTGCATCTGCGGCGCGCTGCGTGCCGCCTCGACCAACCGCCTGCTGCTGGCCGAGGCCGTCCGTGCCTTTGGCCCGGCAGATGTGGGCCACGCAGACCTGCGCCTGCCGCTTTATGACGGCGATCTCGAGGCCGCCGAGGGGATTCCGCCCGGGGTGCAGCGTCTGGCCGACCAGATCGCGGGCGCCGATGCCATCGTGATTTCCACGCCGGAATACAACAAGGCGCTGCCCGGCGTGCTGAAGAACGCGCTGGACTGGGTCAGCCGCACCAAGGGCGGGCCGTGGCGCGACAAGCCGGTGGCAATCCTGTCGGCCGCCGACGGGCGGGCGGGAGGCGAGCGTTCGCAGTTCTCGCTGCGGCTGTGCCTGACGCCGTTCCGCCCGCGCCTGCTGACCGGGCCGGAGGTGCTGGTGGCGCAGTCGCGCAGCGCCTTCGATGCCGAAGGCCGACTGACCGACGCGCGCAACACGGCGGCGCTGACCGAGCTGATGCATCTGCTGCGCGCCGAGGCGCTGCGGGGGTGA
- a CDS encoding MaoC family dehydratase N-terminal domain-containing protein, producing MTHVQTDVMDPARAAALCATLGIDRAPESPLIPFGHQVYFWQAEPPQGLGRDGHPKLGGLIPDVGLPRRMWAGGRLVFAHPLHAGTPAERHTTLDSVTRKTGRSGPLALVTLRHEVWQAGRICVTEWQDLVYRAEATPGAPPPTPPQAPDAAEVTEPAAFLATLLFRYSALTFNGHRIHYDIEYARHVEGYGGLVVHGPLLAQRLMLLAEARLGRLTTFRYRATAPLLAGEAAWLCADGARLWVRGPHGRLCMAAEAG from the coding sequence ATGACCCATGTTCAGACCGACGTGATGGACCCGGCCCGCGCCGCCGCCCTTTGCGCCACGCTGGGCATTGACCGCGCACCGGAAAGCCCGCTGATCCCGTTCGGCCATCAGGTCTATTTCTGGCAGGCCGAACCGCCGCAGGGGCTGGGGCGTGACGGGCACCCGAAGCTGGGCGGGCTGATCCCCGACGTCGGCCTGCCGCGCCGGATGTGGGCGGGCGGGCGGCTGGTATTCGCGCATCCGCTGCACGCCGGCACCCCGGCGGAGCGGCACACCACGCTGGACAGCGTGACCCGCAAGACCGGCCGCAGCGGCCCGCTGGCGCTGGTAACCCTGCGGCACGAGGTATGGCAGGCGGGGCGCATCTGCGTGACCGAATGGCAGGATCTGGTCTACCGCGCCGAGGCGACGCCCGGCGCGCCCCCGCCGACCCCGCCGCAGGCGCCCGACGCGGCGGAGGTGACCGAACCGGCGGCTTTTTTGGCGACTCTGCTGTTCCGCTATTCGGCGCTGACCTTCAACGGTCACCGCATCCACTACGACATCGAATATGCCCGTCATGTCGAAGGCTACGGCGGCCTTGTGGTGCATGGCCCCCTGCTGGCGCAACGGCTGATGCTGCTGGCCGAGGCGCGGCTGGGGCGGCTGACCACGTTTCGCTACCGCGCCACGGCCCCGCTGCTGGCGGGCGAGGCGGCGTGGCTTTGCGCCGACGGCGCGCGGCTCTGGGTGCGCGGGCCGCACGGGCGGCTGTGCATGGCGGCAGAGGCGGGTTGA
- a CDS encoding FAD-dependent oxidoreductase encodes MAHPDLTVMGGGIFGLSVAWAAARRGAKVRLIEADRIGAGSSGGLVGALSPHVPENWNDLKAFQLESLLMAEGWWGAVAAASGLPTGYARLGRLQPLADAAAVAAAQGRTEGAARLWQGRAEWRVVEAKGTGWEPPSPSGWLVADTLTGRLHPGMAAQALVAALRAAGAEVILGAVEPGPGPVVWATGVAGLAALSAQVGRQVGNGVKGQAMSLAYNAGDVPQIFMDGLFLVPHADGTLAIGSTSERQWDDPTGTDAQLDALHARAVAAFPVLAGAAVITRWAGLRPRAASRAPMLGAWPGRPGWFVANGGFRIGFGMAPMVAETMADLVLDGEDRIPDGLTVGASLKV; translated from the coding sequence ATGGCACACCCCGACCTGACGGTGATGGGCGGCGGGATCTTCGGGCTTTCCGTCGCCTGGGCGGCGGCCCGGCGCGGCGCGAAGGTCCGGCTGATCGAGGCTGACCGGATCGGGGCCGGATCGAGCGGCGGTCTGGTCGGCGCGCTGTCGCCGCATGTGCCGGAAAACTGGAACGATCTCAAGGCGTTCCAGCTGGAAAGCCTGCTGATGGCCGAAGGCTGGTGGGGCGCGGTCGCGGCGGCATCGGGTCTGCCCACCGGCTACGCCCGGCTGGGGCGGTTGCAACCCCTGGCCGATGCGGCGGCGGTGGCGGCGGCGCAGGGGCGGACCGAGGGCGCCGCCCGGCTGTGGCAGGGCCGGGCCGAATGGCGGGTGGTCGAGGCGAAAGGCACGGGGTGGGAGCCGCCAAGCCCCTCGGGCTGGCTGGTGGCCGACACTCTGACCGGTCGGCTGCATCCGGGGATGGCGGCGCAGGCGCTGGTTGCGGCATTGCGGGCGGCGGGTGCCGAGGTGATCCTTGGGGCGGTGGAACCGGGGCCGGGGCCGGTGGTCTGGGCGACAGGGGTCGCGGGGCTGGCGGCGCTGTCCGCGCAGGTCGGGCGGCAGGTCGGCAACGGCGTCAAGGGGCAGGCGATGAGCCTTGCCTACAACGCGGGCGACGTGCCGCAGATCTTCATGGACGGGCTGTTCCTCGTGCCCCATGCCGATGGCACCCTGGCGATCGGCTCGACCAGCGAGCGCCAGTGGGACGACCCGACCGGCACCGACGCCCAGCTCGACGCGCTGCACGCCCGCGCGGTCGCGGCCTTCCCGGTGCTGGCCGGGGCGGCGGTGATCACCCGCTGGGCGGGCTTGCGGCCACGGGCGGCCTCGCGCGCGCCGATGCTGGGGGCATGGCCGGGGCGGCCGGGCTGGTTCGTCGCCAATGGCGGCTTCAGGATCGGCTTCGGCATGGCGCCGATGGTGGCCGAGACGATGGCCGATCTGGTGCTGGATGGGGAGGACCGCATCCCCGACGGCCTGACGGTCGGGGCCAGCCTGAAGGTCTGA
- the mnmD gene encoding tRNA (5-methylaminomethyl-2-thiouridine)(34)-methyltransferase MnmD, producing MTTADQSAAPPCGILAWQGGVLPVSTRFGDPYFSLDDGLAETRHVFLAGNGLPARLRPGFHIAELGFGTGLNLLATLLACRKAGFAGPLRYTSFEAWPLPGPDIARALAAFPEAAAVAGPFLAQWAAGRTTLHLDGITAQVILGDARDTLPAWEGRADAWFLDGFSPAKNPDLWSDALMAEVGRHTAPGGTFATYTAAGHVRRALQAAGFQVRRLPGHGRKRHMSAGVRCA from the coding sequence ATGACGACAGCAGACCAGAGCGCCGCCCCTCCCTGCGGCATCCTTGCCTGGCAGGGCGGGGTGCTGCCGGTCTCGACCCGGTTCGGTGACCCGTATTTCTCGCTGGATGACGGGCTGGCCGAAACCCGGCACGTGTTTCTGGCGGGCAACGGCCTGCCCGCCCGGCTGCGCCCGGGGTTCCACATTGCCGAACTGGGGTTCGGGACAGGGCTGAACCTGCTGGCCACGCTGCTTGCCTGCCGCAAGGCCGGGTTTGCCGGCCCGCTGCGCTACACCTCGTTCGAGGCCTGGCCGCTGCCCGGCCCCGACATCGCCCGCGCCCTGGCCGCCTTTCCCGAGGCGGCGGCGGTGGCCGGCCCGTTCCTTGCGCAATGGGCCGCAGGGCGCACCACCCTCCACCTGGACGGGATCACGGCGCAGGTCATCCTCGGCGACGCGCGCGACACCCTTCCCGCCTGGGAGGGCCGGGCGGATGCCTGGTTTCTCGACGGGTTCTCGCCCGCGAAGAACCCGGACCTGTGGTCCGACGCGCTGATGGCAGAGGTCGGCCGCCACACCGCCCCCGGCGGCACCTTCGCCACCTACACGGCCGCGGGGCATGTGCGGCGGGCCCTGCAGGCGGCTGGCTTTCAGGTCCGCCGCCTGCCGGGCCATGGCCGGAAGCGGCACATGTCCGCCGGGGTGCGCTGCGCATGA
- a CDS encoding DMT family transporter, which yields MTGQDTRLGIWLMIAAVAVFSVQDGFSRHLATENPVLMVVMIRYWVFAGFVLVLALRRPEGVRAAVRTRQPVLHLARAALLVAEVCVIVWGYTLIGLIESHAVFAVCPLLIAALSGPVLGERVGWRRWLAIGSGLSGVLVILQPGSGVFSPAALLPLASALMFALYSLLTRRATQTEPAFVSFFWSGMIGAGLMTLAGLPVWQPLTAPDWALMAVYAALALLANWLLIRCYATAEASAVQPFAYLQIVFVSAIGIAVYDETLRPNVVAGAAIVIAAGLFTLWRAHAATAGARA from the coding sequence ATGACCGGACAGGACACGCGGCTTGGAATCTGGCTGATGATCGCCGCCGTGGCGGTGTTTTCGGTGCAGGACGGGTTTTCGCGGCATCTGGCGACGGAGAACCCGGTGCTGATGGTGGTGATGATCCGCTACTGGGTGTTCGCGGGCTTCGTGCTGGTGCTGGCGCTCCGCCGACCCGAGGGGGTCCGCGCCGCGGTCCGCACGCGGCAGCCGGTGCTGCATCTGGCGCGCGCCGCCCTGCTGGTGGCAGAGGTCTGCGTGATCGTCTGGGGCTACACCCTGATCGGGCTGATCGAAAGCCATGCGGTGTTCGCCGTCTGCCCGCTGCTGATCGCGGCCCTGTCCGGCCCGGTGCTGGGCGAGCGGGTCGGCTGGCGGCGCTGGCTCGCAATCGGCTCCGGGCTGTCGGGGGTGCTGGTGATCCTGCAACCGGGGTCGGGCGTGTTCAGCCCGGCGGCGCTGCTGCCGCTGGCCTCGGCGCTGATGTTCGCGCTTTACAGCCTGCTGACCCGGCGCGCGACGCAGACGGAACCGGCCTTCGTCAGCTTCTTCTGGTCGGGGATGATCGGTGCGGGGCTGATGACGCTGGCGGGCCTGCCGGTCTGGCAGCCGTTGACCGCCCCCGACTGGGCACTCATGGCGGTCTACGCCGCGCTGGCGCTGCTGGCCAACTGGCTGCTGATCCGCTGCTATGCCACGGCCGAGGCCAGCGCGGTGCAGCCCTTCGCCTATCTGCAGATCGTGTTCGTCAGCGCCATCGGCATTGCCGTCTACGACGAGACGCTGCGCCCCAACGTGGTGGCGGGGGCCGCCATCGTGATCGCGGCCGGGCTGTTCACCCTGTGGCGCGCGCACGCCGCCACCGCCGGAGCACGCGCATGA
- a CDS encoding DMT family transporter: protein MTEQNTRLGIWLMVATTLVFSVQDGISRHLAENYNVFMVVMIRYWFFAAFVMAMAVRQSGSLRAAARSRFPWLQTLRGLLLAAEVCVMVVAFVKLGLIESHAVFTCYPLLVAALSGPVLGEKVGWRRWAAIGAGFVGVLIILQPGITVLSPWALVPLLAAFLFALYGLLTRYVARGDAAAVSFFWTGTVGAAAMTCIGVWFWEPMSLPDWGWMAALCCTAATAHWLLIRSYEVAEASAVQPFAYLQLVFISVLGLLVFGETLETNVAIGAGVVVAAGLFTLWRQRVTAKG, encoded by the coding sequence ATGACCGAACAGAATACCCGGCTTGGCATCTGGCTGATGGTGGCGACGACGCTGGTCTTTTCGGTTCAGGACGGCATCTCGCGCCATCTGGCAGAAAACTACAACGTCTTCATGGTGGTGATGATCCGCTACTGGTTCTTCGCCGCCTTCGTCATGGCGATGGCGGTTCGGCAAAGCGGCAGCCTGCGCGCCGCCGCCCGCTCGCGCTTCCCGTGGCTGCAAACGCTGCGCGGCCTGCTGCTTGCGGCCGAGGTCTGCGTAATGGTGGTGGCCTTCGTCAAGCTGGGGCTGATCGAAAGCCATGCGGTGTTCACCTGCTACCCGCTGCTGGTGGCCGCCCTGTCGGGGCCGGTGCTGGGCGAAAAGGTCGGCTGGCGGCGGTGGGCGGCGATCGGCGCGGGCTTCGTCGGCGTGCTGATCATCCTGCAACCGGGAATCACGGTGCTCTCGCCCTGGGCGCTGGTTCCGCTGCTCGCCGCGTTCCTCTTCGCGCTTTACGGGCTGCTGACCCGCTATGTCGCACGCGGCGACGCGGCGGCGGTCAGCTTCTTCTGGACCGGAACGGTGGGTGCCGCGGCGATGACCTGCATCGGCGTGTGGTTCTGGGAACCGATGAGCCTTCCCGACTGGGGCTGGATGGCGGCGCTGTGCTGCACGGCCGCCACGGCGCACTGGCTGCTGATCCGCTCCTACGAGGTGGCCGAGGCCAGCGCGGTGCAGCCCTTCGCCTATCTGCAGCTGGTGTTCATCTCGGTGCTCGGCCTGCTGGTGTTTGGCGAGACGCTGGAAACCAACGTCGCGATCGGCGCGGGCGTCGTGGTGGCGGCCGGTCTGTTCACATTGTGGCGGCAAAGGGTGACGGCAAAGGGCTGA
- a CDS encoding lytic transglycosylase domain-containing protein — protein sequence MTLISPPLRRLAARLAPLFLAALLLTPVARADPADSLRAALGLAAMRDWPAARATAEQAGPVAQSIVEWQRLRAGEGLLGDYEAFLARHPDWPGLALLRQKGEAAVARSSTPARVVGYFGAARPGTAAGSIAMVRALQASGRGAEALAEAERAWVALRFEPGEETAVLALEPGIAARHEARLDKLLWQGRVSETQRMLPRVSPGWRALAAARMALHADAAGVTALIEAVPAAQAGDPGLAYERFVWRMRKGRDADAAALILERSGSAAALGDPDAWADRRAVLARGLMRASEAATAYRVASRHWLQPGSDYADLEFLAGFIALRKLGDAETALTHFRNLKAAVATPISLSRALYWEGRAEEAAGRSAAAEAAYRAAARYQTAYYGLLAAERLGLTLDAGLLSEARPADWRSAGFAQSSVLAAARLLLQAGDRGQAKRFMLHLAEKLNGTELDQLSDLALSLNEPHVALLIAKQAAERGVILPRAYFPVTGLVPDGGAVSRALALAISRRESEFDPAVISPAGARGLMQVMPGTAQLMAPKLGLPFAAGRLTADPAYNVAMGTGYLRQLVDEFGPSIALVASGYNAGPGRPRRWIGDFGDPRLSEVDVIDWVETIPFTETRTYVMRVVESVVIYRAKLRGTVGPVRVTAELRG from the coding sequence ATGACCCTGATTTCCCCCCCTCTCCGTCGCCTTGCCGCGCGTCTCGCGCCGCTTTTTCTTGCCGCATTGCTGCTGACCCCGGTCGCCCGTGCCGATCCGGCCGACTCCTTGCGCGCCGCGCTGGGGCTGGCCGCGATGCGGGACTGGCCCGCTGCCCGTGCCACGGCCGAGCAGGCCGGGCCCGTCGCGCAAAGCATCGTCGAATGGCAGCGCCTGCGCGCAGGCGAGGGGTTGCTGGGCGATTACGAGGCGTTCCTCGCCCGCCACCCCGACTGGCCCGGTCTTGCGCTGTTGCGCCAGAAGGGCGAGGCGGCGGTGGCGCGGTCCTCCACTCCGGCGCGGGTGGTTGGGTATTTCGGTGCGGCGCGGCCGGGCACGGCGGCCGGATCCATCGCCATGGTGCGCGCGCTTCAGGCCTCCGGTCGCGGGGCCGAGGCGCTGGCCGAGGCGGAGCGGGCCTGGGTCGCGTTGCGGTTCGAGCCGGGCGAGGAAACCGCCGTGCTGGCCCTTGAACCCGGCATTGCCGCCCGGCACGAGGCCCGGCTCGACAAGCTTCTGTGGCAGGGCCGGGTCAGCGAGACGCAGCGCATGTTGCCGCGCGTGTCGCCGGGCTGGCGGGCGCTGGCGGCGGCGCGGATGGCGCTTCATGCCGATGCGGCGGGGGTCACGGCGCTGATCGAGGCGGTTCCCGCAGCGCAGGCCGGCGATCCGGGGCTGGCCTATGAACGCTTCGTGTGGCGGATGCGCAAGGGGCGGGATGCCGATGCTGCGGCGCTGATCCTGGAGCGCAGCGGGTCGGCGGCGGCTTTGGGCGACCCCGATGCCTGGGCCGACCGGCGGGCCGTGCTGGCGCGCGGGCTGATGCGGGCGAGCGAGGCGGCCACGGCCTACCGTGTCGCCTCACGGCACTGGCTGCAGCCGGGGTCGGACTATGCCGACCTGGAGTTCCTGGCCGGCTTCATCGCGCTGCGCAAGCTGGGCGATGCCGAAACCGCGCTGACCCATTTCCGCAACCTGAAGGCTGCGGTGGCGACACCGATCAGCCTCTCGCGCGCGCTTTACTGGGAAGGGCGGGCCGAGGAGGCCGCCGGGCGGAGCGCCGCCGCCGAGGCGGCCTATCGCGCGGCCGCCCGCTACCAGACTGCCTATTACGGCCTGCTCGCTGCCGAAAGGCTCGGGCTGACGCTGGATGCGGGCCTCTTGTCCGAGGCGCGTCCGGCTGACTGGCGCAGTGCCGGGTTTGCGCAATCGTCGGTGCTGGCCGCGGCGCGGCTGCTGCTCCAGGCGGGCGACCGGGGGCAGGCCAAGCGGTTCATGCTCCATCTGGCCGAGAAGCTGAACGGCACCGAACTGGACCAGCTTTCCGATCTTGCCCTGTCGCTGAACGAGCCGCATGTCGCGCTGCTGATCGCCAAGCAGGCGGCCGAGCGCGGCGTGATCCTGCCAAGGGCCTATTTTCCGGTGACCGGGCTGGTGCCCGACGGGGGGGCGGTGTCGCGGGCGCTGGCGCTGGCGATCTCGCGCCGGGAAAGCGAGTTCGACCCCGCGGTGATCAGCCCCGCCGGGGCGCGCGGGCTGATGCAGGTGATGCCCGGCACCGCCCAGTTGATGGCGCCGAAGCTGGGTCTGCCCTTTGCCGCCGGGCGGCTGACGGCGGACCCGGCCTACAACGTCGCGATGGGGACAGGCTATCTGCGGCAACTGGTCGACGAATTCGGACCGTCGATCGCGCTGGTTGCTTCGGGCTACAACGCGGGGCCGGGGCGGCCCCGGCGCTGGATCGGCGATTTCGGCGACCCGCGGCTGAGCGAGGTCGACGTGATCGACTGGGTCGAGACCATCCCCTTCACCGAAACCCGCACCTATGTGATGCGGGTTGTGGAATCGGTGGTGATCTATCGCGCCAAGCTGCGGGGCACGGTCGGGCCGGTGCGGGTCACGGCGGAACTGCGCGGCTAG
- the dapA gene encoding 4-hydroxy-tetrahydrodipicolinate synthase codes for MIKGSIPALVTPFKNGELDLDTLKKLVEWHIAEGSAGLVPVGTTGESPTLSHEEHETVVEVVVKTAAGRVPVIAGAGSNNTVEGIRLIRHAERVGADAALVVTPYYNKPTQAGLIAHYTALHDCCTLPIIIYNIPGRSVVDMTPETMGKLSALPRIIGVKDATGRLERVSQQRITCGAEFIQLSGEDATALGFNAHGGRGCISVTANVAPRLCAEFQAATLAGDYALALEYQDRLMPLHEAIFLEPGLAGAKYGLSRLGRCSEDVRLPLVGLTEGTKARIDAAMQHAGLIN; via the coding sequence ATGATCAAAGGGTCCATTCCTGCCCTTGTGACGCCGTTCAAGAACGGCGAGCTGGATCTCGACACGCTGAAGAAGCTGGTCGAGTGGCACATCGCCGAAGGCTCGGCCGGGCTGGTCCCCGTCGGAACCACAGGCGAAAGTCCGACGCTGAGCCACGAGGAACATGAAACCGTGGTCGAGGTGGTGGTGAAAACCGCCGCAGGCCGGGTGCCGGTGATCGCGGGCGCCGGGTCGAACAACACGGTCGAAGGCATCCGCCTGATCCGCCACGCCGAACGGGTCGGGGCCGATGCCGCGCTGGTGGTGACGCCCTATTACAACAAGCCGACGCAGGCCGGGCTGATCGCCCATTACACCGCGCTGCACGACTGCTGCACGCTGCCGATCATCATCTACAACATCCCCGGCCGGTCGGTGGTGGACATGACGCCCGAGACCATGGGCAAGCTTTCTGCTTTGCCGCGCATCATCGGGGTCAAGGATGCCACCGGGCGGCTGGAGCGGGTCAGCCAGCAGCGCATCACCTGCGGCGCGGAGTTCATCCAGCTTTCGGGCGAGGATGCGACGGCGCTGGGCTTCAACGCCCATGGCGGGCGGGGCTGCATCTCGGTCACCGCCAACGTCGCGCCCCGGCTTTGCGCCGAGTTTCAGGCGGCGACGCTGGCGGGGGACTATGCACTGGCGCTGGAATACCAGGACCGCCTGATGCCGCTGCACGAGGCGATCTTCCTTGAACCCGGGCTGGCGGGGGCCAAATACGGGCTGTCGCGGCTGGGCCGCTGTTCCGAGGACGTGCGCCTGCCGCTGGTCGGGCTGACCGAGGGCACCAAGGCACGGATCGACGCCGCCATGCAGCATGCCGGGCTGATCAACTGA
- a CDS encoding DMT family transporter: MENRRGSLLMTAAMAGFAVEDMLLKSAAASVPVGLILMIFGSGGMLAFAVLTWRRGQRVLHPAILSRPILLRAVFEVAGRLFYTLAIAFTPLSSASAILQATPLVVVGGAALIFGERVGWRRWSAICFGFVGVLIILRPGLEGFTPASLLAVAGMIGFAGRDLATRAAPPVLSNLQLGIYGFAMMVPTGAVLLAFTGGAVWPAPLAAGQLAAATAVGVAAYYALTAAMRIGEVSVVTPFRYTRLVFALILGVAVFAETPDFATLLGSAVIVATGIYTLMRSARPDGAANQPAKASRQTIDRE, translated from the coding sequence ATGGAAAATCGCCGCGGTTCGCTGCTGATGACCGCGGCGATGGCAGGGTTCGCGGTCGAGGACATGCTGCTGAAATCGGCGGCCGCCAGCGTGCCGGTCGGGCTGATCCTGATGATCTTCGGCAGCGGCGGGATGCTGGCCTTCGCCGTGTTGACCTGGCGGCGCGGCCAGCGTGTGCTGCACCCCGCCATCCTGTCGCGCCCGATCCTGCTGCGGGCGGTGTTCGAGGTGGCGGGGCGGCTGTTCTACACCCTTGCCATCGCCTTCACGCCGCTGTCGAGCGCCTCGGCCATTCTTCAGGCAACGCCGCTGGTGGTGGTGGGCGGGGCCGCGCTGATCTTTGGCGAAAGGGTCGGCTGGCGGCGCTGGAGCGCGATCTGCTTCGGCTTCGTCGGGGTGCTGATCATCCTGCGGCCGGGGCTGGAGGGGTTCACCCCCGCCTCGCTGCTGGCCGTGGCCGGGATGATCGGCTTTGCCGGGCGCGACCTTGCCACGCGGGCAGCGCCGCCGGTGCTGTCGAACCTGCAACTGGGAATATACGGCTTTGCCATGATGGTGCCGACCGGAGCGGTGCTGCTGGCCTTTACCGGCGGGGCGGTCTGGCCCGCGCCGCTGGCCGCCGGGCAACTGGCGGCGGCGACGGCGGTGGGGGTTGCGGCCTATTATGCGCTGACGGCGGCGATGCGGATCGGCGAGGTGTCGGTGGTCACGCCGTTCCGCTACACGCGGCTGGTGTTCGCGCTGATCCTCGGCGTCGCGGTGTTCGCCGAGACGCCGGATTTCGCAACCCTGCTGGGCAGCGCGGTGATCGTGGCGACGGGGATCTATACGCTGATGCGCTCGGCCCGGCCGGACGGGGCCGCGAATCAACCGGCCAAGGCATCGCGCCAAACCATTGACAGAGAATGA
- a CDS encoding Hint domain-containing protein: MASTAATPLNGSDQPPGGSDHVHARHLPPRGHPLCRPPVPAPARLVSGLTEGIAVETAAGWQPVETLRRGDRVHTLDGGLRGIVAIDRNWLLPGEGAWLVHVPGGALDNCADLLLLPRQQVMFDILPEDDMPDALVAMVAAAALEGLRGITRRAILRPLEAITLIFAEEEAIYANSGLRLHCPGVDTPAEDAEAGDFTRLDLIAARELIRRRDACLAGGIAC, from the coding sequence ATGGCCAGCACGGCCGCCACACCGCTTAACGGCTCAGACCAGCCCCCCGGAGGATCAGACCATGTTCATGCAAGACATCTCCCGCCTCGCGGCCACCCCCTTTGCCGCCCCCCGGTTCCCGCGCCGGCGCGGCTGGTCTCGGGGCTGACCGAGGGAATCGCCGTCGAAACCGCAGCCGGCTGGCAGCCGGTCGAGACGCTGCGCCGGGGCGACCGGGTTCACACGCTTGACGGCGGCCTGCGCGGAATCGTGGCGATCGACCGCAACTGGCTGCTGCCCGGCGAGGGCGCCTGGCTGGTGCATGTGCCCGGCGGCGCGCTGGACAATTGCGCCGACCTGCTGCTGCTGCCGCGCCAGCAGGTGATGTTCGACATCCTGCCCGAGGACGACATGCCCGACGCACTGGTGGCGATGGTGGCGGCCGCGGCGCTGGAAGGGCTGCGCGGCATCACCCGACGGGCGATCCTGCGCCCGCTGGAGGCGATCACGCTGATCTTTGCCGAGGAAGAGGCGATCTATGCCAACAGCGGCCTGCGGCTGCACTGCCCGGGCGTCGATACCCCGGCGGAAGACGCCGAGGCCGGCGATTTCACCCGGCTGGACCTGATCGCGGCCCGCGAGCTGATCCGCCGCCGCGACGCCTGTCTGGCCGGCGGCATCGCCTGCTGA